The DNA sequence CGGCGATCGAAGAGGGCAACAAGCCGGACGCGGCCCCGGAGACGGCCCACCCGGCGGGTGAGGCCGGCTGACGCTAGCGCACGCCCCGACGGCGGCCCGAACGTGACGATGACCTGATCACGTCCGGACCGTCACGGGCCGCCATCGGGCGCGCGCTCGGGCGGTGGCGGCTCACACCTTCGTGGGCCGCCACCGCCTCCCACGGCCCACACGCCGGGGAGCCGATCCGAGGAGCGCCGACCGTGACCGTGTACCTGACCCCAGGTGAACTGATCGGATCCCTGCCCGACACCTGCGCCGACACCCTGCACGTCATCGCCCTGCCCTCCCACCCGCACACCACCCCGCAGCGCCTCATCTCCCCGACCGGCGCGGCGTTCCCCACGACCCGAGTGCGAGGCCTGACCACCCGCGAGATCACCGAACACGTACAGGCCGTGATGCCGACCGACGCCGGCGCCGACGTGGTCGTCGTCGTGATCGCCGAGGAACATGCCCGGCATTGGCTGCCGCTGCGGGCCGCGATCGCCGCGCTCGAGGCCGAACTGCGCCCCGCCGGACACACCGTCATCGGCCGCTACTGGGCCCCGCATACCCGCCCTGGCGCCCCATGGCGCGACTACCGCCTCCCCGCCCGCCTCGGCACCGTCATCGCTCCGCGCGCGGACCTCGACTTCTCCAAGCCGGTCCAGCTCTGCGGTGACGCCCCGACCCCCACCTGGGGCCTCCCCTTCACCGAAGCCGGCGAGACCCTCCCGGCCCGCATCGGCCGATTCGCCCGCCGGGTCGTACCGATGCTGGTGCACCGCGGCGAGGAAGCCAACAAGACCGTCGCCCACGCCGCCATCCAGGCCGGCCGCGGTGAGTTCGTCGACGACATCGCGGCGTTCGCGGTCACGACCGCGCTGGCCGACAATGCCGTCTACGGGCCGCTGTTCTTGCTGCCGACCGGCCTCGACCCGCAGCGGGTCGAGCAGCTGTGGATGGGCCTCTACCGCGGCAGCACCGAGTCGCGGATGCGTGCTCGGCTTGCCACGTTGATCGCGGCCAGCGCCGTACGCCGCGGCGACCGCGACCTCACCGCCTGCGCTCTGGTCCAGGCCCACGGCGCACCGGGCGCGGCAACCGTCGGACTGTTGTTCCAGCACCACGCCAGCGCCGACGTTGTTGAGCACCAGCTCGACGAGATCGCCGGCCGGGTCGCCGCGACGCGCTGGTAACCCACGTCCCCGACATCCAGCTCGGCCGCGACGTCCCTGGGGCGTCGTTCCTCGATCCGGGACGTCGCGGCCCTGTCCCTGCAGGAGGTCACGACATGCACCACGTGATCCAATGGTCTGGTGGCATCGGCTCCTGGGCCGCCACCGAACTCGTGCACCGCAATCACCCAGACGACCCGATCACGCTGCTGTTCGCGGACACCAAAATCGAGGACAGCGATCTCTACCGGTTCAACGCTGACGCCTCCGCGCGACTCGGGATCCCGATCACCCGGGTCTGCGACGGCCAGACCCCGTTCGAGCTGTTCGTGCAGCGCAGATACCTGGGTAATGCTCGGATAGCTCCGTGCTCCCAGGTGCTGAAGCAGAGACCCTGCCGGCGGTGGCTGACCGAACACGCCGACCCGGCCGACACCGTCCTCTACGTCGGGCTCGAGCCCGACGAGCAGCGCCGGGCACCCGCGATCACCGCCGGGTGGCACCCTTGGCGGGTCGAATACCCGCTGATGCAGCACTCCGACCTCACCAAGGACGACCTGCTGGCCTGGTGCCGCAATGGCCGACACCGTCTCCAGGTGGGATCACCCACAACCGCGCGAGATCGAGCTGGATGACGTCTCAGTCGGGCAATCGCGCCCCCAGGCAGACCTGGCGGTCCCGGTGTGCCGGCGTTCGACCGTCGCGGCGTGAACTGGCCGAGGGAACCAGGCCCGCGCCGGCCGTGCACGGCCGCCAGTACGGCGCAACGGGCTCGTTCCGCAGTTCGGGCCCCGTGCACCGCCGGCGCTCGGCCTGGTGAGCCGCGGCCGTCCATCCGCGAGCCCGCCGCCCCAGGCGGCAGGCACGCACCGCGCCACACCGAAAGGGCGATCGTCGTGTCCAAGGAAACCAGCAAGTGGCTCAACACCAACGTACTCATCGGATTCACCGACAAACGCAGCCACGCCTGGCACTACCGCGCCGAAGACCAGGGCACCGAGCCGAACCACTATCCCGGCCCAATTCCTATCGCCGAGGTCAAGCGGCGCCTGTTTCACTGGAGCGCCGAGCCGGCGCGGGTGTTCGTCGAGGACCGGTTCGGTCTCCGGCCCGCCGAGCACCACCTCGGCGTCACCGCCTCCGACAACGGCGACCTCCTCGCCATCCACACCGACGAATACGAGATCCACCAATACAGCACCTGGCTGCTGGACAACGTCGCCGCCCTGCTCGACGACGGCCTCACCATCGGCTCCGCCGGGCTGC is a window from the Amycolatopsis sp. NBC_00355 genome containing:
- a CDS encoding DUF4192 family protein, whose product is MTVYLTPGELIGSLPDTCADTLHVIALPSHPHTTPQRLISPTGAAFPTTRVRGLTTREITEHVQAVMPTDAGADVVVVVIAEEHARHWLPLRAAIAALEAELRPAGHTVIGRYWAPHTRPGAPWRDYRLPARLGTVIAPRADLDFSKPVQLCGDAPTPTWGLPFTEAGETLPARIGRFARRVVPMLVHRGEEANKTVAHAAIQAGRGEFVDDIAAFAVTTALADNAVYGPLFLLPTGLDPQRVEQLWMGLYRGSTESRMRARLATLIAASAVRRGDRDLTACALVQAHGAPGAATVGLLFQHHASADVVEHQLDEIAGRVAATRW
- a CDS encoding phosphoadenosine phosphosulfate reductase domain-containing protein yields the protein MHHVIQWSGGIGSWAATELVHRNHPDDPITLLFADTKIEDSDLYRFNADASARLGIPITRVCDGQTPFELFVQRRYLGNARIAPCSQVLKQRPCRRWLTEHADPADTVLYVGLEPDEQRRAPAITAGWHPWRVEYPLMQHSDLTKDDLLAWCRNGRHRLQVGSPTTARDRAG